In one Echinicola marina genomic region, the following are encoded:
- a CDS encoding glutathione peroxidase codes for MKNLMLVIAVVALFACSAKSENTESAEALTENKEQSTEKSFYDFSMTTLDGEKIDFSQYKGKKVLIVNVASKCGYTPQYEDLQKLNEAYGDKVVILGFPANNFGGQEPGTNEDIKKFCTSNYGVTFPMFEKISVKGVDKHPLYRWLTDKSLNGWNDQEPTWNFCKYFINEKGELKQFFQSKVTPMDDEIIKLIEA; via the coding sequence ATGAAGAACTTAATGTTGGTTATTGCTGTAGTAGCCTTATTTGCCTGCAGTGCCAAATCAGAAAACACCGAATCGGCTGAAGCTTTGACAGAAAACAAAGAACAGTCAACGGAAAAATCCTTTTATGATTTCTCCATGACCACCCTGGATGGCGAAAAAATAGACTTCAGCCAATACAAAGGCAAAAAGGTGCTGATCGTCAATGTAGCCTCCAAATGCGGTTATACACCTCAATACGAAGATCTTCAAAAGTTAAATGAAGCCTATGGAGATAAAGTGGTTATCCTTGGATTTCCCGCCAATAACTTTGGGGGACAGGAGCCAGGAACCAATGAAGACATTAAGAAATTCTGTACCTCCAATTATGGAGTAACCTTTCCTATGTTCGAGAAAATCTCAGTTAAGGGAGTGGACAAGCACCCTCTTTACAGATGGCTCACCGACAAGTCACTCAATGGCTGGAATGACCAAGAACCAACTTGGAATTTCTGCAAATATTTCATCAATGAAAAAGGAGAACTGAAACAATTCTTCCAATCCAAAGTCACTCCTATGGATGATGAAATCATTAAACTTATCGAAGCTTAA
- a CDS encoding 1,4-dihydroxy-2-naphthoate polyprenyltransferase, with product MDNNLSSKKQAWLHAIRLRTLPLALASILMASFIAWSHELFKWDVFLLAALTTTLLQILSNLANDYGDSIHGADSDDREGPIRAVQSGIIQAKEMKKAMILFGVLSFICGLALLYVSLDSWLIFFTFIGIGLLSIFAAVNYTSGANPYGYMGLGDISVFLFFGLVGVLGTYFLHTMTFSKALLLPAISLGFFSTSVLNINNIRDITSDQLAGKKSIPVRIGRKAAVRYNWTLIILGNLSLILFSILEQNYGGLLALIVSPLMINIAYNVGKKTQSKDLDPYLKKMAISTLFWVLAFGIGLVIIQ from the coding sequence GTGGACAATAATCTATCCAGTAAAAAGCAAGCATGGCTCCATGCCATCAGATTAAGAACCTTACCGCTGGCCTTGGCCAGTATTTTAATGGCCAGCTTTATTGCTTGGTCCCATGAATTGTTCAAATGGGATGTTTTTCTCCTGGCAGCACTGACCACCACCCTGCTCCAAATCCTATCGAATCTGGCCAATGACTATGGGGATAGCATTCATGGTGCGGACAGTGATGATCGAGAAGGCCCTATTCGGGCAGTCCAGTCTGGCATTATCCAAGCCAAAGAAATGAAAAAAGCCATGATCCTTTTTGGAGTATTGAGCTTTATATGTGGCTTGGCTTTACTTTATGTTTCCCTTGACAGCTGGTTGATTTTCTTTACATTTATTGGCATAGGCTTACTTTCTATTTTTGCTGCAGTCAATTACACTTCTGGCGCCAACCCTTACGGGTATATGGGGCTTGGTGACATTTCTGTATTTTTATTTTTTGGCCTTGTAGGAGTCCTGGGAACCTATTTTCTCCACACCATGACCTTCTCAAAGGCACTATTACTCCCCGCTATTTCACTTGGTTTTTTTAGCACCTCAGTGTTAAACATCAATAATATCAGAGATATTACCTCGGATCAATTGGCAGGAAAAAAATCCATCCCAGTGAGAATCGGTCGAAAAGCAGCTGTAAGATATAATTGGACATTAATCATTTTAGGCAATCTTTCCCTGATACTATTTTCAATCTTAGAACAAAACTATGGAGGTTTATTAGCGCTTATAGTCAGTCCATTGATGATCAATATTGCCTATAATGTCGGAAAAAAGACCCAATCCAAAGACTTGGATCCTTATCTGAAAAAAATGGCCATTTCTACCTTATTTTGGGTCTTGGCATTTGGTATCGGCCTGGTGATCATCCAATAA
- a CDS encoding efflux transporter outer membrane subunit has product MRNKLDRYKSSPVSSLLIIILGIVILTGCKAGKNYVKPDLNLPATFRHVDSDSVQVDSTAKTAAIRNIAELTWEEFFEDSILVKLINKGMQNNPGLQQANGQMKIAEEYLKKSKANFFPEIAVGPSYESRRFSDQSYARPNNKHYEGVENPPSQWFLERSRNMFSMQSNWEIDLWGKFRREKESSLAKLMQQESFQKAVKTDLTAQIATAYYKLMMLKEQLDVAEFNLRLNDSTLSIVELQYASGMVSSLAITQTESQKLISASLVPQIEKQIAIQENNLSQLLGEYPGEKFLVKRDLADIQLLSEIAVGVPMELVRNRPDVIASEMNLISANADVGIAQAMRYPSLKIGADIGFDALNAGDIFSPTALFGRFVGSLTQPVFQNRKLKTNYKVSLIERDNAELAFREKVIGAVTEISNKLISIQKAEEEYNIAKERLKNSRRAVRDSYLLFSSGYANYLEVINAQSNALDTELYMVDVKMQLLIANIELYRSLGGGWK; this is encoded by the coding sequence ATGAGAAACAAATTAGATAGATATAAATCGAGTCCTGTTTCGTCTCTATTGATCATTATCCTGGGCATTGTGATTTTGACGGGATGTAAAGCAGGTAAAAACTATGTGAAACCCGACTTGAATTTACCTGCTACTTTTCGGCATGTAGACTCTGACTCTGTTCAGGTAGATTCCACAGCTAAAACAGCTGCTATAAGGAATATTGCTGAATTGACTTGGGAAGAGTTCTTTGAAGACAGTATCTTGGTCAAGCTGATCAATAAGGGAATGCAAAACAACCCTGGCTTACAGCAAGCAAATGGTCAAATGAAAATAGCTGAGGAATATCTTAAAAAATCCAAAGCCAATTTCTTTCCTGAAATTGCAGTGGGTCCGAGCTATGAGTCCCGAAGGTTTTCTGATCAATCCTATGCACGCCCCAATAACAAACATTATGAGGGTGTAGAAAATCCTCCATCGCAATGGTTTTTGGAGCGGTCAAGAAATATGTTTTCCATGCAGTCCAACTGGGAGATAGATCTATGGGGAAAATTCAGGAGAGAAAAGGAGTCTAGCCTCGCCAAATTGATGCAGCAGGAATCCTTCCAAAAAGCAGTAAAGACGGATCTTACCGCACAAATTGCCACTGCATATTATAAACTGATGATGCTCAAGGAACAGCTGGATGTAGCAGAATTTAACCTCAGGCTAAATGACTCCACGTTAAGTATAGTGGAACTCCAATATGCCTCAGGCATGGTTTCTTCATTGGCCATCACACAGACGGAATCTCAGAAACTGATTTCCGCTTCACTAGTTCCACAAATCGAGAAACAAATCGCCATTCAGGAAAACAACCTAAGTCAGCTTTTGGGAGAATATCCAGGCGAAAAATTCCTGGTAAAAAGGGATTTGGCAGACATCCAGCTGCTAAGTGAAATTGCAGTAGGCGTACCCATGGAATTAGTCAGAAATCGACCGGATGTGATTGCCTCAGAAATGAACCTTATCTCGGCCAATGCTGATGTGGGCATTGCCCAAGCCATGCGCTACCCGTCATTGAAAATCGGGGCTGATATAGGCTTTGACGCCTTGAACGCCGGTGACATTTTTAGCCCTACAGCCTTATTCGGCAGATTTGTTGGTTCATTGACCCAGCCTGTCTTCCAAAACAGAAAGTTAAAAACTAATTATAAAGTATCACTGATAGAAAGGGACAATGCTGAATTGGCCTTTCGAGAAAAAGTCATCGGAGCTGTCACAGAAATCTCCAACAAACTCATCAGTATTCAAAAGGCCGAAGAGGAATACAATATTGCCAAAGAAAGGCTAAAAAATTCCAGAAGAGCAGTAAGAGACTCCTATTTATTATTTAGTAGTGGTTATGCCAATTATCTAGAAGTGATCAATGCCCAAAGCAATGCCCTGGACACTGAACTCTATATGGTAGATGTAAAAATGCAATTACTTATCGCCAATATAGAGTTGTACAGAAGTTTGGGTGGCGGCTGGAAATGA
- a CDS encoding universal stress protein: MKTILVPFDFSEEAENAFAFAKELATITQAHLKLLHVIEIPTAQNFNTMGEVGLGGDDINNIFVIELVEKRKKQIKAIEEENKDKAYTFSTKIIFGNPYAGISNEVAEIKAELIVMGSKGSSGLEELLIGSNTEKVVRHASCPVITIKGEISPNDIKSIIFASDFTEENEAVIPHLKKIQANVNAQLHLVKINTPNSFESSRESLKKINSFINKHQLDDVKIEIYNSDSEEDGIIQYAEDNNIDMIAMATHGRTGFMHLLSGSIAEDVVNHSKRPVWTMKIK, translated from the coding sequence ATGAAAACCATTTTAGTTCCATTTGATTTTTCAGAAGAAGCAGAAAATGCCTTTGCCTTTGCCAAAGAATTAGCAACCATCACCCAAGCCCATTTGAAACTGCTTCATGTCATTGAAATCCCCACAGCCCAAAATTTCAATACCATGGGTGAGGTAGGACTTGGAGGCGATGATATCAATAATATCTTTGTCATCGAATTGGTAGAAAAAAGGAAAAAGCAAATCAAAGCGATTGAAGAAGAAAACAAGGACAAAGCCTATACCTTTTCTACAAAAATAATCTTTGGCAATCCATATGCCGGCATTTCGAATGAAGTAGCAGAAATAAAAGCCGAGCTGATCGTCATGGGGTCTAAGGGTTCCAGTGGATTAGAGGAATTGCTGATAGGATCGAATACAGAAAAAGTGGTACGCCATGCCAGCTGTCCGGTCATTACCATCAAAGGAGAAATTAGTCCTAATGATATCAAAAGTATTATTTTTGCCAGTGACTTTACTGAAGAAAACGAGGCCGTCATACCTCACCTAAAAAAAATCCAAGCCAATGTCAATGCACAATTGCATTTAGTAAAAATCAATACGCCCAATTCCTTTGAAAGCAGCAGGGAAAGTCTTAAAAAAATCAACAGTTTTATCAACAAACATCAATTGGATGATGTCAAGATCGAAATTTACAATAGTGATTCAGAGGAGGATGGCATCATCCAATATGCAGAGGACAATAATATAGATATGATAGCGATGGCTACGCACGGCAGAACAGGCTTTATGCACCTGCTCAGTGGCAGTATCGCAGAAGATGTCGTCAACCACTCCAAAAGACCGGTTTGGACGATGAAAATCAAATGA
- the argS gene encoding arginine--tRNA ligase gives MTIQKQILQAISQAFAATFDHQVDAESIALQPTRKEFEGNYTFVMFPFLKFTKMKPEDSGEKIGQYLVENCEVVSAYNVVKGFLNISVDEQSWLEVFQKLYKNKNLGQLPAKGEKVMVEFSSPNTNKPLHLGHLRNNFLGFSISEILSANGYEVIKANLVNDRGIHICKSMVAYLHFGDGETPETVGLKGDHLAGKYYVLFDKAYKKEIQALMEKGQTEEEAKKQAPLMLEAQEMLRKWEAGDEATVELWKTMNSWVYEGFDATYKKMGVSFDQYYYESDTYLLGKNIVEEGLEKGVFFKKENDSVWADLTDEGLDEKLVLRGDGTSVYITQDMGTADLKYQDHKINKSVYVVGNEQDYHFDVLFKIMKKLGRPYGEGLYHLSYGMVDLPTGKMKSREGTVVDADDLIQEMIDTAASHTKELGKIEGFTEEQATELYEMLGLGALKYFLLKVDPKKRMLFNPQESIEFQGNTGPFIQYSHARIAAILRKADQIELSYQSEAFEGLGQVEKAEKELIILLNDFEKKISQAGEEYSPSILAQYLFDLAKEYNRFYAELPIFSESDQKVRSFRVALSAQVAKTLKTGMKLLGIKVPERM, from the coding sequence ATGACCATTCAGAAACAAATTCTCCAAGCCATCAGCCAAGCATTTGCGGCCACTTTCGATCATCAGGTGGATGCTGAATCAATTGCACTACAGCCAACCCGTAAAGAATTTGAAGGAAATTACACCTTTGTGATGTTTCCCTTCTTGAAATTCACCAAGATGAAACCTGAGGACAGTGGTGAAAAAATCGGGCAATATTTGGTGGAGAACTGTGAAGTAGTTAGTGCCTATAATGTGGTAAAAGGTTTTTTGAATATTTCTGTTGACGAGCAATCATGGCTTGAGGTATTTCAGAAATTATATAAAAATAAAAACCTCGGACAGCTTCCTGCAAAGGGCGAAAAGGTCATGGTGGAATTTAGCTCTCCCAATACCAATAAACCTCTCCACCTTGGTCATTTGAGGAACAATTTCTTAGGCTTTTCAATTTCTGAAATTCTTTCTGCAAACGGTTATGAAGTTATCAAAGCCAACTTGGTCAATGACCGGGGTATCCACATCTGTAAATCCATGGTGGCTTACCTACACTTTGGTGATGGCGAAACCCCTGAGACTGTAGGATTGAAAGGAGACCATCTTGCCGGAAAGTATTATGTACTTTTTGACAAAGCCTATAAGAAAGAAATTCAAGCGCTCATGGAAAAGGGCCAGACAGAAGAAGAAGCTAAAAAACAGGCTCCTTTAATGCTTGAAGCCCAAGAAATGCTCAGAAAATGGGAAGCAGGAGATGAAGCTACAGTTGAGCTATGGAAAACCATGAACAGTTGGGTTTATGAAGGCTTTGATGCTACCTACAAAAAAATGGGGGTTAGTTTTGATCAATATTATTATGAATCCGACACTTACCTCTTAGGAAAAAACATTGTGGAAGAAGGGCTTGAAAAAGGTGTTTTCTTCAAAAAAGAAAACGATTCTGTATGGGCAGACCTTACTGATGAGGGATTGGACGAAAAACTGGTCCTGAGAGGTGATGGCACTTCTGTTTACATCACCCAAGATATGGGAACCGCAGACCTGAAATACCAGGATCACAAAATCAATAAATCAGTTTATGTGGTAGGCAATGAGCAGGACTACCACTTTGACGTGCTCTTTAAGATCATGAAAAAACTGGGCAGACCTTATGGTGAGGGACTTTATCACCTTTCCTATGGAATGGTTGATCTCCCGACAGGTAAGATGAAATCCCGAGAGGGCACCGTTGTAGATGCTGATGATTTGATCCAAGAAATGATCGACACTGCAGCCAGTCACACCAAAGAATTGGGGAAAATAGAAGGCTTTACAGAAGAGCAGGCTACTGAGCTGTATGAAATGTTGGGGCTTGGGGCTTTGAAATACTTCCTGCTTAAAGTGGATCCTAAGAAGCGTATGCTTTTCAACCCTCAGGAATCCATTGAGTTCCAAGGTAACACTGGGCCATTTATCCAATATTCACATGCCCGGATTGCCGCCATCCTCAGAAAGGCAGACCAAATTGAACTTTCTTACCAATCTGAAGCTTTTGAAGGTTTAGGACAGGTGGAAAAAGCAGAAAAGGAATTGATTATCCTGCTCAATGATTTTGAGAAGAAAATCAGCCAGGCAGGTGAGGAATACTCTCCTTCCATTTTAGCTCAGTACTTATTTGATTTAGCCAAGGAATACAATCGCTTTTATGCAGAACTTCCTATCTTTAGTGAATCGGATCAAAAAGTACGCAGCTTTAGGGTAGCCCTAAGTGCCCAAGTTGCGAAAACTTTGAAGACCGGAATGAAGTTATTAGGTATAAAAGTCCCAGAAAGAATGTAA
- a CDS encoding efflux RND transporter periplasmic adaptor subunit translates to MNCSILKTLKTWAILPVIALTSGICISCNTEGKEIEEELLSLSVLPLEKDTAVINFEYLGSIEGKVNVEIRPQVEGLLDQIHVDEGDYVEKGQLLFTVNASPYMENLKNAHAAVEVEEAKLENAKIELERLKPLVDHDVISEVQLRTAQSDLEVAKASLAQSKALEATSRLNVGFTKIKAPVSGYIGRIPKRVGNLVTKNDPQPVTNLSDISEVYVYFSMSESNYLKYKRMRADSTADYYMKPEVKLILADGSTYEHKGQIDADGGEIDPSTGTITMRASFKNPEKLVRSGNTGKIILEQIHSDVFLIPQKATYQVQNKTFVYLLQDDNTVKMKEISPEGKSGKNFIVKGSGLNEDQTIVLSGISKISNGMKILPEHDKRLAKK, encoded by the coding sequence ATGAATTGTAGCATACTTAAAACATTAAAGACCTGGGCAATCCTGCCTGTGATCGCCTTGACTTCGGGAATTTGCATCTCTTGCAATACAGAGGGAAAAGAGATAGAAGAAGAACTACTTTCGCTCTCTGTTCTACCATTAGAAAAAGACACGGCAGTGATCAACTTCGAATATTTGGGTTCAATTGAAGGCAAGGTAAATGTGGAAATCCGCCCACAAGTTGAAGGTCTACTGGATCAAATCCATGTGGATGAAGGTGACTATGTGGAAAAAGGCCAACTGCTTTTTACGGTAAATGCAAGCCCATACATGGAAAACCTTAAAAATGCCCATGCAGCAGTAGAGGTAGAAGAAGCCAAATTAGAGAATGCGAAAATCGAGCTGGAAAGATTAAAACCACTGGTAGACCATGATGTCATCTCTGAAGTCCAGTTGAGGACTGCCCAGTCGGACCTTGAAGTAGCCAAGGCTTCTTTGGCCCAATCAAAAGCGTTGGAAGCTACCTCCAGACTAAACGTAGGCTTCACTAAAATAAAGGCTCCTGTAAGCGGTTATATTGGCAGAATACCTAAAAGAGTGGGAAACTTGGTCACCAAAAATGACCCTCAACCCGTCACTAACCTTTCGGATATTAGCGAGGTATATGTATATTTCTCCATGAGTGAATCCAACTACCTGAAGTACAAAAGAATGCGTGCAGATAGCACTGCTGACTATTACATGAAACCAGAGGTTAAGTTGATTTTGGCAGATGGAAGCACCTATGAACACAAAGGCCAAATAGATGCTGACGGAGGAGAAATAGACCCTTCCACAGGTACCATCACCATGCGTGCCAGCTTCAAAAACCCAGAAAAACTGGTCAGAAGTGGTAATACAGGAAAGATTATCCTTGAGCAAATACATTCAGATGTGTTCTTGATCCCACAAAAAGCCACCTACCAGGTACAAAACAAAACATTTGTGTACCTACTTCAAGATGATAACACAGTAAAAATGAAGGAAATATCCCCAGAAGGAAAATCCGGAAAAAACTTTATTGTCAAAGGAAGTGGCCTTAATGAAGACCAAACCATTGTGCTATCAGGCATCAGCAAAATCAGTAACGGAATGAAGATCCTACCTGAACACGATAAGAGACTCGCCAAAAAATAA
- the rocF gene encoding arginase, with the protein MRNIELVEVRSELAAGTRGASLGIDALKIASLDKKSNFFTKFDPISVPDANNYLWKDNIYPNAKYIDGVYEVINNVHDTIKALRLEKKFPIILAGDHSTAAGSIMGIKSAAPDKRLGVIWIDAHADIHSPYTSPSGNMHGMPLGMCLQEDNLENRVKSPSEEEIQYWEKLKKIGGDFPKIKAEDIVYISVRDTEEPENALIKKHGIKNFTTKEVRTKGISEVAQEALALLKDCDQIYISFDVDSMDSNISKGTGTPVPDGLSVDEAIHLNEELIKDKRVCCWEIVEVNPTLDSENVMAENAFDVLESMTHSLVSNF; encoded by the coding sequence ATGAGAAACATTGAACTGGTAGAAGTAAGGTCAGAATTGGCAGCAGGCACCAGAGGCGCAAGTTTAGGAATAGATGCGCTAAAAATCGCCAGCCTGGACAAAAAGTCAAACTTTTTCACCAAGTTTGACCCGATCAGTGTACCCGATGCCAATAATTATCTATGGAAAGACAATATCTATCCAAACGCAAAATACATTGACGGGGTATATGAAGTCATCAATAATGTCCATGATACCATCAAGGCCCTAAGATTGGAAAAAAAGTTTCCAATCATTCTAGCAGGAGATCATTCTACTGCTGCAGGAAGTATCATGGGGATAAAATCTGCAGCCCCTGACAAAAGGTTGGGCGTGATCTGGATCGACGCACATGCAGATATCCACAGTCCCTATACCAGTCCTTCAGGAAATATGCATGGAATGCCATTAGGCATGTGTCTCCAGGAAGACAATCTAGAAAACAGGGTCAAGTCGCCATCAGAAGAAGAAATTCAGTATTGGGAGAAACTCAAAAAAATAGGGGGTGATTTTCCAAAGATCAAAGCGGAGGATATCGTTTATATTTCTGTAAGGGACACTGAGGAACCTGAAAATGCATTGATTAAAAAGCATGGTATTAAAAACTTCACTACCAAAGAAGTGAGAACAAAAGGAATATCAGAAGTTGCCCAGGAGGCCTTGGCCCTATTAAAAGACTGCGATCAAATTTACATTTCCTTTGATGTGGATAGTATGGATAGCAATATTTCCAAAGGAACTGGTACTCCGGTACCGGATGGTTTAAGCGTAGATGAAGCCATCCATTTAAATGAAGAATTGATAAAAGATAAAAGAGTTTGCTGTTGGGAAATTGTAGAGGTTAACCCAACCTTGGACTCGGAAAATGTCATGGCTGAAAATGCCTTTGATGTTCTGGAATCCATGACCCATTCATTGGTAAGCAACTTTTAA
- a CDS encoding efflux RND transporter permease subunit, with translation MIKFIIDRPIFASVISILIVLTGIIGLLRLPVARFPDIAPPSVRVGVYYPGSNAETLATSVMTPLEEAINGVENMTYIRSKSTNSGRGSINIYFKPGTDPDMATVNVQNRVSAVTGDLPPEVVKEGLSVLKRLTGNIMTINIFTEDEDSPYDETFIQGFSRIDVKRELLRVEGVAQASFVGRRNYSMRIWLNPEKLALYGLVPQDVVSQINDQNFEAAPGKFGETSEEVFETVIKHKGRFNTPEQYENIVIKSRKDGSILYLRDIARIELGATNLASDNTVDGRPAATINITQTNDSNAKEIDEEIRKVMERISKNFPEGITYNISYSVRNQIDESMDQVIHTIVEAFILVFIVVFIFLQDFRSTIIPAIAIPVSLIGTFFFLQLLGFSINVLTMFAMVLAIGIVVDDAIVVVEAVHHKLTHDRLPPKKATISAMKEISSAIISITIVMAAVFVPVGFLEGPVGMFYRQFAFTLIFAILISAVNALTLSPVLCALILKPEKEVEDKDLPKVKRVQKRLFTAFETGFESFTHRYVKIVKWFLEKRTVAISGLVLILALTVFLFKNTPSAFIPSEDDSFLTYSLVMPPGSSLHRTRQPLQEADSILRNHPAVLTVNSVSGFNVIENARSPSFAMGYISLKPKSERGEVKDLDALKLDLMNRMKDIDEAKINVFSRPTVQGFGEFNGLEMVIQDRVGESFTEFSATADAFIQKLMEAPEIEDAFTSFNANYPQYEVEIDYVKAKSMGVEVQDMMRSIQSYFGRVQSGDFNKFGRQYRVYMQADVAYREDLQSMDAIFVRNNKGEMVPVNTLITLKRVYGPEIVNRYNLFNSITINATPAEGYSSGDAMNAIEKLAETELSNNYSYEWTGMSLEEKSSGVQTAVIFILSLVFVYFLLAAQYESYFLPFAVLFSLPCGLLGVFIAINLAGINNNIYVQVSLIMLIGLLAKNAILIVEFANQKRKEGFSIFDAAVEAARLRIRPIIMTSFAFIAGLIPLMWTEGASAVGNESVSVGAAGGMFAGMILGIFIIPSLYMIFQIIHEKVSGKVKQLEPATA, from the coding sequence ATGATAAAATTTATCATCGACAGGCCGATTTTTGCCTCAGTAATTTCAATATTGATCGTCTTAACGGGGATAATTGGCCTTTTAAGACTACCTGTAGCCCGATTCCCAGATATTGCCCCTCCCAGTGTAAGGGTGGGTGTATATTACCCAGGCAGTAATGCAGAGACCTTGGCGACTTCGGTCATGACACCATTGGAGGAAGCCATCAACGGCGTGGAAAACATGACCTATATCCGTTCCAAATCAACCAACTCTGGACGGGGAAGCATCAATATTTATTTCAAACCAGGAACTGATCCTGATATGGCCACTGTAAACGTCCAGAACAGGGTCTCTGCAGTTACCGGTGATCTACCTCCTGAAGTGGTCAAAGAAGGCTTGTCTGTATTGAAAAGACTTACAGGTAATATCATGACCATCAATATTTTTACAGAGGATGAAGACAGCCCCTATGACGAAACCTTTATCCAGGGATTCTCCAGAATTGATGTTAAGAGAGAACTTTTAAGGGTTGAAGGTGTGGCACAAGCCTCTTTTGTAGGGAGAAGAAACTATTCCATGAGGATTTGGCTAAACCCTGAAAAGCTCGCGCTTTACGGTTTGGTACCACAAGATGTAGTCAGTCAGATCAATGACCAGAACTTTGAAGCAGCTCCTGGAAAATTTGGAGAAACTTCAGAGGAAGTCTTTGAAACAGTCATCAAGCATAAAGGCAGGTTCAATACTCCAGAGCAGTATGAAAATATTGTCATCAAATCCAGAAAAGACGGTTCCATCCTTTACCTAAGGGATATTGCCAGAATCGAATTGGGTGCCACCAACCTGGCCAGTGACAACACCGTAGATGGCAGGCCTGCAGCCACCATCAATATCACGCAAACCAACGATTCGAATGCCAAAGAAATAGATGAAGAGATCAGGAAGGTCATGGAACGCATCTCCAAAAACTTTCCTGAAGGCATCACTTATAATATTTCTTATTCGGTAAGAAATCAGATTGACGAATCAATGGACCAGGTAATTCACACCATTGTGGAAGCCTTTATTCTGGTGTTTATTGTGGTGTTTATCTTCTTGCAGGACTTCAGATCTACAATCATTCCGGCCATAGCCATACCGGTTTCACTTATCGGTACCTTCTTCTTCTTACAGTTATTGGGATTCTCCATCAATGTATTGACCATGTTTGCCATGGTGTTGGCGATCGGTATAGTGGTGGATGATGCCATCGTGGTGGTAGAAGCTGTCCACCACAAATTGACGCACGATCGATTGCCTCCGAAAAAGGCTACTATTTCAGCCATGAAGGAAATTTCCTCTGCGATCATTTCCATCACCATCGTTATGGCAGCAGTATTTGTTCCTGTAGGCTTTTTGGAAGGTCCCGTTGGAATGTTCTATAGACAATTTGCCTTCACTTTAATATTTGCCATATTAATTTCAGCAGTCAATGCACTTACGCTAAGTCCTGTGCTTTGTGCGCTTATTCTAAAGCCTGAAAAAGAAGTCGAGGATAAGGATCTCCCAAAAGTAAAAAGAGTCCAAAAGAGGCTCTTCACTGCTTTTGAAACAGGTTTCGAATCTTTCACTCACCGGTATGTAAAAATCGTAAAGTGGTTTTTGGAAAAGAGGACCGTGGCTATTTCGGGGCTGGTTTTGATATTGGCCTTGACGGTTTTCTTATTCAAAAACACTCCAAGCGCCTTTATTCCTTCTGAAGACGACAGTTTCTTGACATATTCACTGGTAATGCCCCCAGGTTCTTCCCTGCACAGGACCAGGCAGCCACTACAGGAAGCCGATTCGATACTTAGAAATCATCCAGCGGTTTTGACCGTGAACAGTGTATCAGGCTTTAATGTCATTGAAAATGCGCGAAGCCCATCCTTTGCAATGGGGTATATTTCCTTAAAACCCAAATCTGAGCGTGGAGAGGTGAAGGATCTAGATGCCCTTAAGCTGGATTTAATGAACAGGATGAAAGACATCGATGAAGCAAAAATCAATGTCTTCTCCAGACCAACTGTTCAAGGTTTTGGTGAGTTCAATGGACTTGAGATGGTTATTCAAGACAGGGTTGGTGAAAGCTTCACTGAATTCAGTGCTACAGCTGACGCCTTTATCCAAAAGCTTATGGAAGCTCCTGAAATAGAAGACGCTTTTACCAGCTTCAATGCCAATTACCCACAATATGAGGTAGAAATCGATTATGTAAAGGCAAAGAGCATGGGCGTAGAAGTGCAGGACATGATGCGTTCCATCCAAAGTTATTTTGGGAGGGTGCAATCTGGAGACTTCAATAAGTTTGGAAGGCAATACAGGGTTTATATGCAAGCGGATGTAGCTTACCGTGAGGATCTTCAATCCATGGATGCCATTTTCGTCAGGAACAACAAAGGTGAAATGGTTCCGGTCAACACGCTTATCACACTAAAAAGGGTCTATGGTCCGGAAATCGTGAACCGATACAACCTGTTCAATTCCATTACGATCAATGCTACACCGGCTGAAGGCTATAGTTCCGGAGATGCCATGAACGCCATTGAAAAATTGGCAGAAACCGAACTCTCTAATAATTATAGCTATGAGTGGACAGGAATGAGTTTGGAAGAAAAAAGCTCTGGAGTACAAACCGCGGTAATTTTCATACTCAGCTTGGTATTTGTCTACTTCCTGCTCGCTGCACAGTATGAGAGTTATTTCCTCCCATTTGCGGTATTGTTTTCTTTACCATGTGGGCTTCTGGGTGTTTTTATCGCCATCAACCTGGCCGGTATCAACAATAATATATACGTACAGGTGAGTTTGATCATGCTCATCGGACTATTGGCAAAAAACGCCATATTGATTGTTGAGTTTGCCAATCAAAAGCGAAAAGAAGGTTTTTCCATATTTGATGCAGCCGTAGAAGCGGCAAGATTAAGGATCAGACCGATCATTATGACTTCTTTTGCTTTCATCGCTGGATTGATTCCTCTGATGTGGACAGAAGGTGCCTCAGCTGTTGGAAACGAGTCTGTCAGCGTAGGTGCAGCAGGAGGCATGTTCGCCGGAATGATTTTGGGGATTTTCATCATCCCAAGTTTATACATGATCTTCCAAATCATCCATGAAAAAGTAAGTGGAAAAGTAAAGCAGCTTGAACCAGCTACAGCTTAA